The Pseudomonas sp. SCB32 DNA window CCTGTGATCGTAGGTGCAACTGTCTTTTGGGCTCCCGCCTTCGCGGGAGTGACCTTTCATGCAGTGGCGCTCTGTACATGTCTTCCCCGCGAACGCGGGACGCGGCTTCATCGCGAACAGCGCTTGCGCTGGCCCGAAGGGGTATCACCCAGAAGACAACGTAGGAGCGGACTCTGTCCGCGATTGGCCTCCGGCGCGATGCGCGCCTATCGCGGACAGAGTCCGCTCCTACTGGTTGCCCCGCACCAAGCGGGCACAAAAAAGCCGCCCGAAGGCGGCTTTTTCATAACGGCATCGAGCCTCAAAGCACCTGCCGCAGGAACGCCTGCGCACGCGGGTCCTTGGGCTGAGCGAAGAACTCCGCCGGGGCGGCGTCTTCCAGCAGCTTGCCGTGATCGAAGAACAGCACCCTGTCCGCCACTTCACGGGCAAAGCCCATTTCGTGGGTCACACAGACCATGGTCATGCCTTCCACGGCCAAGGTCTTCATCACGTCCAGTACTTCGCCGACCATCTCCGGATCGAGCGCCGAGGTAGGCTCGTCGAACAGCATCACCTTCGGTTCCATGCACAGCGCACGGGCGATGGCCACGCGCTGCTGCTGGCCGCCGGAAAGGCGCGACGGGTATTCATTGGCCTTCTGGGCGATGCCGACCTTGGCCAGCAGCGCCTTGGCCTTCTCCTCGCGCTCGGCCTTGCCGCGCTTGCGCACGACTTTCTGCGCCAGGCAGAGGTTCTCCAGTACGGTCATGTGCGGGAACAGGTTGAAGTGCTGGAACACCATGCCGACTTCGCGGCGGTAGGCGTTGATGTCGGTCTTCGGGTTGGCGAGATCGACGCCGTCGATGCTCACCGAGCCGGAGTCG harbors:
- a CDS encoding amino acid ABC transporter ATP-binding protein, with the protein product MIEVRNLTKVFDTRGHTVRAVDDVTTSVAKGEVLVVLGPSGSGKSTFLRCLNGLEEFDSGSVSIDGVDLANPKTDINAYRREVGMVFQHFNLFPHMTVLENLCLAQKVVRKRGKAEREEKAKALLAKVGIAQKANEYPSRLSGGQQQRVAIARALCMEPKVMLFDEPTSALDPEMVGEVLDVMKTLAVEGMTMVCVTHEMGFAREVADRVLFFDHGKLLEDAAPAEFFAQPKDPRAQAFLRQVL